In Populus nigra chromosome 1, ddPopNigr1.1, whole genome shotgun sequence, one genomic interval encodes:
- the LOC133681012 gene encoding L-aspartate oxidase 2-a, chloroplastic, whose translation MTTSIAGGSSNLHYRLSFRQAKGCRQASWISSLTFNGCLRNEISWSDGLSKLQFQRYKFSRSTISKNWKPLGTRKVSVSSCLRDSTVKYFDFAVIGSGVAGLRYALEVAKYGTVAVITKAEPHESNTNYAQGGVSAVLSPSDSVESHMQDTMVAGAYLCDEETVRVVCTEGPDRIRELIAMGAMFDHGEDGNLHLAREGGHSHHRIVHAADMTGREIERALLEAVVNDPNISVFEHHFAIDLLTSQDGPDMVCHGVDTLNTETQQVIRFISKVTLLASGGAGHIYPSTTNPPVATGDGMAMAHRAQAVISNMEFVQFHPTALADEGLPIKPIKARENAFLITEAVRGDGGILYNLDWERFMPLYDERAELAPRDVVARSIDDQLKKRCEKYVLLDISHKPREKILSHFPNIAAECLQYGLDITRQPIPVVPAAHYMCGGVRAGLQGETNVQGLYVAGEVACTGLHGANRLASNSLLEALVFARRAVQPSIDHMKSSSLDLSASNWWARPVVPNSPGSNVMDNVSRKTREVRRELQSIMWKYVGIVRSTTRLETAEGEISELEAQWEKYLFEEGWEQTMVGLEACEMRNLFCCAKLVVSSALARHESRGLHYTIDFPHVEESKRLPTVILPSLVNNNTWSSRQLHKQVIF comes from the exons ATGACAACTAGTATAGCTGGTGGAAGCAGCAACCTCCACTACCGGTTAAGTTTCCGCCAGGCTAAAGGTTGTAGACAAGCTTCTTGGATTTCCAGTTTGACATTCAATGGATGCTTGCGGAATGAGATTTCATG GTCAGATGGGCTATCAAAGTTGCAGTTCCAGAGATATAAATTTTCCCGATCTACCATTAGCAAAAACTGGAAACCTCTTGGAACAAGAAAAGTAAGTGTATCATCTTGCTTGAGAGATAGTACAGTTAAGTACTTTGATTTTGCTGTCATTGGAAGTGGAGTTGCTGGTCTGCGCTATGCTCTTGAAGTTGCAAAATATGGAACTGTTGCAGTCATTACCAAGGCTGAGCCCCATGAGAGCAATACAAACTATGCCCAAGGTGGTGTGAGTGCAGTGCTGTCCCCATCAGACTCTGTGGAGAGTCACATGCAGGATACTATGGTAGCAGGTGCTTATCTATGTGATGAGGAGACTGTCAGA GTTGTCTGCACAGAAGGACCTGACAGAATTAGAGAATTGATAGCTATGGGTGCCATGTTTGATCATGGGGAGGATGGAAACTTGCACCTAGCAAGGGAAGGGGGTCACTCTCACCATAGAATTGTTCATGCTGCTGATATGACCGGAAGGGAGATTGAGCGAGCTCTGCTGGAGGCGGTTGTCAATGATCCTAATATCTCTGTGTTTGAGCACCATTTTGCCATAGATTTGCTAACTTCTCAG GATGGTCCTGACATGGTTTGTCATGGTGTGGACACTTTGAACACTGAAACTCAACAG GTGATTCGATTTATTTCAAAGGTGACTTTACTTGCATCAGGTGGGGCTGGGCATATCTACCCATCCACCACAAATCCTCCG GTGGCAACAGGAGATGGAATGGCTATGGCTCACCGAGCTCAAGCTGTGATTTCCAACATGGA ATTTGTGCAGTTCCACCCAACTGCTTTAGCTGATGAAGGGCTTCCCATAAAACCAATCAAAGCTCGAGAAAACGCATTTCTCATTACTGAAGCTGTAAGGGGCGATGGAGGCATCCTCTATAACTTAGACTGGGAAAGATTCATGCCCCTGTATGATGAGAGAGCTGAGCTAGCTCCTAGGGATGTAGTGGCGAGGAGCATAGATGACCAGCTTAAGAAGCGTTGTGAGAAGTATGTGCTACTTGATATTAGTCACAAGCCTAGAGAGAAGATTCTCTCTCACTTCCCCAACATAGCTGCTGAGTGCCTCCAGTATGGCCTGGATATAACCCGCCAACCAATTCCTGTGGTTCCTGCTGCCCATTACATGTGCGGTGGAGTCCGTGCTGGGCTTCAGGGGGAGACAAATGTGCAGGGCCTCTATGTGGCAGGTGAGGTTGCATGCACTGGTTTGCACGGAGCAAACCGACTCGCTAGCAATTCATTGCTGGAAGCACTAGTTTTTGCTCGAAGAGCTGTTCAGCCATCAATTGATCACATGAAGAGCTCTAGCCTTGATCTCAGTGCTTCAAATTGGTGGGCCAGACCAGTAGTACCCAATTCACCTGGGAGCAATGTAATGGACAACGTATCGAGGAAGACAAGGGAAGTGAGGAGAGAGTTGCAGTCAATCATGTGGAAGTACGTAGGGATTGTCCGGTCGACAACAAGGCTTGAAACTGCCGAGGGAGAAATCAGTGAGTTAGAGGCCCAGTGGGAGAAGTACTTATTCGAGGAAGGGTGGGAGCAGACAATGGTGGGGCTTGAGGCTTGTGAAATGAGAAACCTTTTTTGTTGTGCAAAGCTGGTAGTGAGCAGTGCACTCGCTAGGCATGAAAGCCGAGGGCTGCACTATACGATTGATTTTCCTCATGTGGAGGAAAGTAAGAGGCTACCAACAGTTATTCTTCCATCTCTTGTGAATAATAATACATGGAGCTCACGACAGCTACACAAGCAGGTCATTTTTTAG